One region of Quercus lobata isolate SW786 chromosome 2, ValleyOak3.0 Primary Assembly, whole genome shotgun sequence genomic DNA includes:
- the LOC115973895 gene encoding protein FAR1-RELATED SEQUENCE 5-like — protein sequence MSASNEEPETISLYDMVDDESEINEDQNDVDLSLNDSNQPFACNRHLEPCLNMVFDKLEDAKVCYNAYARRKGFGIRVNHTRKTKNDRILVGIEYVCSKEGFRRRRDEDIERIGPERAETRVGCKAMIGLKKIEDTWVVCKFVEDHNHELLTPKSTSMLRGHRVITNAQRNLIDTLNETDIPPSKIMSVLSKESGGDYNVGCIPVDIQNYLGNKRRKLLQDGDAQGMYKYFIEQQCKNPGFVYAVEVDENGCMGNCFWADARSRIAYQYFGDVVTFDATYQTNTYKMPFVHFTRVNHHHQSVMFGCALLVNETTESYTWLLKTWLNAMLGNPPSTIITDDDKAMAKAIANGEFHHCIHDTLTIEEFELGWSKIMENYGLGDNDWLGNLYMRREKWVPAYLRRKFCAGMSTTQRSESMNKFFKDYVRSSTTISDFVYQYEQALNARYLKEKEQDVKTKNSVPILKTCYKIEVEAAKVYTRKMFMKFQEELFCSQKYKASKYCEEGVKKIYKVVAHGKESPFYEVSLDTVETKAICTCHMFEFVGIICRHILAVFVKKSLVHFFSSHYILERWTINAKKRIVHEISGDVVQVEPQISSTLMRNSLMLQFLEVAEAASQSEKKYKHLGQTLQKVHEELLGMQDVCDVDDSGSPDNTTLNNQVLSNLPIALRDPPHVPSKGGPKALRQKHPREKQLTKKRKCSICKETGHMRSNCPSHKHSREVANTSLTPHWELMHQQSQTEESSIARLNPSVIANTLHSTSFVQDFLPAATYPSTSSSSTMHIHPNRSSFTDLLQQFQES from the exons ATGAGTGCAAGCAATGAAGAACCTGAAACAATCTCACTTTATGATATGGTGGATGATGAGTCAGAAATAAACGAAGATCAAAATGATGTAGACTTGTCATTAAATGATTCAAATCAACCTTTTGCATGCAATAGGCATTTGGAACCATGTCTCAATATGGTATTTGATAAGCTTGAGGATGCGAAAGTATGTTATAATGCATATGCAAGGCGAAAGGGGTTTGGCATACGAGTAAATCATACTCGAAAGACTAAAAATGATAGAATATTGGTTGGTATTGAATATGTTTGTTCAAAGGAAGGGTTTCGTCGTAGACGTGATGAAGACATAGAAAGAATAGGTCCAGAGCGTGCAGAAACAAGAGTAGGATGCAAAGCAATGATAggtttaaagaaaattgaagatacaTGGGTTGTGTGTAAGTTTGTGGAGGATCATAATCATGAGCTTCTTACTCCTAAGAGTACAAGCATGCTTCGTGGGCATAGAGTGATAACAAATGCCCAAAGAAATCTTATAGATACACTCAATGAGACAGATATACCTCCAAGCAAGATAATGTCTGTGTTAAGTAAAGAATCTGGTGGTGATTATAATGTTGGATGTATTCCGGTTgatattcaaaattatttgggtaataaaagaagaaagttgctTCAAGATGGAGATGCCCAGGGaatgtataaatattttattgagcAACAATGTAAAAATCCAGGTTTTGTTTATGCAGTTGAAGTTGATGAAAATGGGTGCATGGGTAATTGCTTTTGGGCAGATGCTAGGTCAAGAATTGCATACCAATATTTTGGAGATGTTGTTACTTTTGATGCTACATACCAAACAAATACTTATAAGATGCCTTTTGTTCATTTCACAAGAGTTAACCACCATCATCAATCGGTGATGTTTGGATGTGCTTTGCTTGTGAATGAAACAACTGAATCTTATACATGGTTGTTGAAGACTTGGCTTAATGCAATGCTTGGAAATCCTCCTTCTACAATTATCACAGATGATGACAAGGCTATGGCTAAGGCAATTGCAAAT GGAGAATTTCACCATTGCATCCATGATACACTCACCATTGAAGAGTTTGAGTTAGGATGGAGTAAGATTATGGAGAACTATGGATTGGGGGATAACGATTGGTTGGGAAATCTCTACATGCGGCGTGAAAAATGGGTTCCCGCTTACTTACGAAGGAAATTTTGTGCTGGGATGTCTACAACTCAAAGGAGTGAAAgcatgaataaattttttaaagattatgttCGTTCAAGTACAACGATAAGTGACTTTGTGTATCAATATGAGCAAGCTTTGAATGCACGTTATCTTAAAGAGAAAGAACAGGATGTAAAGACAAAAAATTCAGTgccaattttgaaaacatgttATAAGATAGAAGTAGAGGCGGCAAAAGTTTATACAAGAAAGATGTTTATGAAATTTCAAGAAGAGTTATTTTGTAGTCAAAAATACAAGGCATCCAAATATTGTGAAGAAGGAGTGAAGAAGATATATAAGGTGGTAGCTCATGGGAAAGAAAGTCCATTTTATGAAGTGTCACTGGATACTGTTGAGACAAAAGCTATTTGTACATGCCATATGTTTGAGTTTGTTGGAATTATTTGTAGGCATATTCTTGCTGTTTTTGTGAAGAAATCTCTTGTGCACTTTTTTTCATCACATTATATTTTAGAGAGATGGACAATAAATGCCAAGAAGCGCATTGTACATGAAATATCTGGAGATGTCGTACAGGTTGAGCCACAAATTTCTTCTACCTTGATGAGAAATAGTTTGATGCTTCAATTTTTGGAAGTTGCAGAGGCAGCATCACAGTCAGAGAAGAAATACAAGCATCTTGGACAAACTTTACAAAAGGTTCATGAGGAGCTTCTAGGCATGCAAGATGTTTGTGATGTTGATGATTCAGGAAGTCCTGATAATACTACATTAAACAATCAAGTATTATCAAATCTTCCAATTGCTTTGCGAGACCCTCCACATGTTCCTTCAAAGGGAGGGCCTAAAGCTTTGAGACAAAAGCATCCAAGAGAAAAACAATTGACGAAGAAGAGAAAGTGTAGCATTTGCAAAGAAACGGGTCATATGAGAAGCAATTGTCCGTCACATAAGCATTCCAg GGAAGTTGCAAATACAAGCTTGACACCACACTGGGAGTTAATGCATCAACAAAGTCAAACTgag gAATCTTCGATAGCAAGGTTGAACCCATCAGTCATAGCAAATACATTGCACTCCACAAGTTTTGTACAG GATTTTTTGCCAGCTGCAACGTATccttctacatcatcatcatctactaTGCATATACATCCTAACCGGTCATCATTTACG GATCTATTACAACAATTCCAAGAAAGCTGA
- the LOC115977333 gene encoding TMV resistance protein N-like isoform X1, whose translation MIRASRTAIFQNLLTSVDTSNPSSSSHQWKYHVFLSFRGEDTRKSFTDHLHTALKQEGVITFRDKENLERGKPISLELLKAIEESLFAIVILSRNYASSTWCFDELVKIMECRKKIGLIVMPIFYDVDPSEVRKLMGRYAEAFIEHEKNFKKNINKVHTWKATLTEVANLA comes from the exons ATGATAAGAGCTTCACGGACTGCAATTTTCCAAAATCT ATTGACTTCGGTGGATACAAGTAACCCATCTTCTTCAAGCCATCAATGGAAATACCACGTCTTTCTAAGTTTCAGAGGTGAGGACACTCGCAAGAGTTTTACAGACCATCTACACACTGCTTTGAAACAGGAGGGCGTCATCACCTTTAGAGATAAGGAAAATCTCGAGAGAGGAAAACCTATTTCACTTGAGCTTTTAAAAGCAATAGAAGAATCATTGTTTGCTATTGTCATTCTCTCAAGAAACTATGCATCCTCAACATGGTGTTTTGATGAACTTGTAAAGATCATGGAATGCAGAAAAAAGATAGGGCTAATAGTTATGCCCATTTTTTATGATGTAGATCCATCTGAGGTACGCAAACTGATGGGACGTTATGCAGAAGCCTTCATTgaacatgaaaaaaatttcaaaaagaatataaataaagTTCACACCTGGAAAGCTACTTTGACAGAAGTGGCCAATCTCGCTTGA
- the LOC115977333 gene encoding TMV resistance protein N-like isoform X2 produces MIRASRTAIFQNLLTSVDTSNPSSSSHQWKYHVFLSFRDPSEVRKLMGRYAEAFIEHEKNFKKNINKVHTWKATLTEVANLA; encoded by the exons ATGATAAGAGCTTCACGGACTGCAATTTTCCAAAATCT ATTGACTTCGGTGGATACAAGTAACCCATCTTCTTCAAGCCATCAATGGAAATACCACGTCTTTCTAAGTTTCAGAG ATCCATCTGAGGTACGCAAACTGATGGGACGTTATGCAGAAGCCTTCATTgaacatgaaaaaaatttcaaaaagaatataaataaagTTCACACCTGGAAAGCTACTTTGACAGAAGTGGCCAATCTCGCTTGA